One window of Fusarium keratoplasticum isolate Fu6.1 chromosome 2, whole genome shotgun sequence genomic DNA carries:
- a CDS encoding Mediator of RNA polymerase II transcription subunit 21, with protein MGDRLTQLQDAVDQLAQQFVACLHYVNKRHDLETFGPNDKIRDVKDAPKEVDSLPPDEFRAGMVELSQDLILKEQQIEVLISSLPGLDNSEMDQERYIKELEEDLKVAEAQRQEAIKEKDQILSELDSVISSIRRP; from the exons ATGGGCGATCGCTTGACTCAACTTCAGGATGCTGTTGATCAG CTTGCGCAGCAATTCGTTGCATGCTTACACTATGTAAACAAGCGACATGATCTGGAAACCTTCGGTCCCAACGACAAGATTCGCGACGTTAAAGATGCCCCGAAAGAGG TCGATTCCCTACCCCCGGACGAGTTTCGAGCTGGAATGGTCGAATTGTCGCAAGACTTGATTCTCAAGGAACAGCAGATTGAAGTGCTCATCTCCTCGCTCCCAGGCCTGGACAACAGCGAGATGGATCAGGAAAGATACATCAAGGAACTCGAGGAGGATTTGAAGGTCGCCGAGGCCCAGCGCCAAGAAGctatcaaggagaaggaccAAATACTGTCCGAGCTGGATTCTGTCATCAGCAGCATCCGACGTCCTTGA
- a CDS encoding Translocation protein SEC62: protein MSSPPPQPGPGQIPMPMPGQRPTPEQIQAMQRQLAIDAEKAGMTVPEFIEHIKRQAQEQMRMRAQQQAQQGGHTHGPDCNHDHDHDHDHGHGHSHPQQGRPQPITPGPPNPKAIALAKFLRGQELKLRTVILNGERKDMFRVKRALRALQSPAYEKARKKNPLLPEITDRASLENTFKLLPLSMLALRVSKIEPQAGPNGKKPKRVKGQWTVKIEQQQEAKDDMYYVWLWEGSQIKRQIYAGLALLAIFAIVLYPLWPLVLRQGVYYLSWGLLGLLGLFFVMAIFRVILFCITYFTTPPGLWLFPNLWEDVSFVDSFKPVWAWHETEKKKKKKKSAAAAPGTSPNPAFAAATGQVAPTSATTTGTDTQVKTGVHQRHYEAPKVEELADDE, encoded by the exons ATGTCCtctccacctcctcagcccgGGCCGGGCCAGAttcccatgcccatgcctgGCCAGCGACCGACGCCCGAGCAGATCCAGGCCATGCAGCGCCAACTCGCCAtcgacgccgagaaggccgGCATGACTGTGCCCGAGTTCATTGAGCACATCAAGAGGCAGGCGCAGGAGCAGATGCGAATGCGCGCCCAGCAACAGGCACAGCAAGGAGGCCACACTCACGGCCCCGATTGCAACCATGATCAcgaccatgaccatgaccacggccacggccactCTCACCCACAACAGGGTCGCCCCCAGCCTATCACTCCTGGACCTCCCAACCCCAAGGCCATCGCTCTCGCCAAGTTCCTCCGAGGCCAGGAGCTCAAGCTTCGAACTGTCATCTTGAATGGCGAGCGCAAGGACATGTTTCGAG TCAAGCGAGCGCTCCGAGCCCTGCAGTCCCCCGCGTACGAGAAGGCCCGGAAGAAGAACCCCCTTCTGCCTGAAATCACCGACCGAGCTTCTCTCGAGAACACCTTCAAGCTGCTCCCCCTGAGCATGCTCGCCCTGCGAGTCTCCAAGATTGAACCCCAGGCTGGTCCTAACggcaagaagcccaagcgTGTCAAGGGTCAGTGGACTGTCAAGatcgagcagcagcaagaggccAAAGACGACATGTACTACGTTTGGCTATGGGAGGGTAGTCAGATCAAGCGCCAAATTTACGCTGGTCTGGCTCTTCTCGCCATTTTCGCTATCGTCCTGTACCCTCTTTGGCCGTTGGTACTTCGCCAGGGCGTCTACTACCTCAGCTGGGGTTTGCTGGGACTGCTCGGTTTGTTCTTTGTGATGGCGATCTTCCGTGTTATTCTATTCTGCATTACCTATTTCACCACACCTCCCGGTCTGTGGCTCTTCCCCAACCTTTGGGAAGACGTCTCGTTTGTGGACAGTTTCAAGCCTGTGTGGGCTTGGCATGAG AcggaaaagaagaagaagaagaagaagtcggcGGCAGCTGCTCCCGGAACCAGCCCCAACCCTGCCTTCGCTGCTGCTACAGGACAAGTTGCGCCTACAAGCGCGACGACGACAGGCACAGATACCCAAGTCAAGACTGGTGTACACCAACGGCACTACGAGGCGCcaaaggtcgaggagctggcgGACGACGAGTAG
- a CDS encoding N-acetyltransferase domain-containing protein has translation MSGAGTVALFSPGQHGHLIPYLAAIHASCITHDRTIATFLPPLSHEKLLAWWKERIAEVADGKRLIFILLNESEPGSRPKGSDVMGVVMLAMPSSETGPFRGVVEKLLVHKTFRGRGGARTLVSALEAEAARRGRTVLLLDTEAGSVAEEVYRKFGYIELGQIPRYGLSPTGELKDGTFFYKHLQL, from the exons ATGTCTGGCGCAGGAACGGTagctctcttctccccggGCCAGCACGGCCACTTGATCCCCTATCTCGCCGCCATCCACGCATCCTGCATTACCCATGACCGCACCATCGCCACGTTCCTCCCCCCTCTATCCCACGAGAAACTCCTCGCCTGGTGGAAGGAACGCATCGCAGAGGTTGCCGATGGCAAGCgtctcatcttcatcctcctcaacgagTCTGAGCCGGGCTCTCGGCCGAAAGGGTCCGATGTTATGGGCGTTGTTATGCTTGCCATGCCATCCTCCGAGACGGGACCCTTCCGCGGCGTGGTAGAGAAACTTCTCGTCCACAAGACGTTTCGCGGCAGAGGAGGTGCCAGGACTTTGGTTTCCGCTCTCGAAGCTGAGGCGGCGCGGCGCGGCAGGACGGTACTG CTCCTCGATACCGAAGCTGGAAGTGTCGCAGAGGAGGTGTATAGAAAGTTTGGCTACATCGAGCTCGGCCAGATCCCCAGGTATGGTCTGAGTCCAACAggggagctcaaggacggGACGTTCTTTTACAAGCATCTTCAACTGTGA
- a CDS encoding Phospholipase D, producing the protein MDFFKKVGEHVEGLSQQVENAFGGKEEQQHSESHGGGSHSYHAQQTANNRYQSFAPESSGNAKWYVDGASYFWAVSQAIEQARENIFILDWWLSPELYLRRPPAKNEQYRLDRMLKAAADRGVKVYIIVYKEVEAALTLNSAHTRTSLEKLSDNIRVFRHPDHLPTGYDLTKELGKSFKALTNMDLAKASGDAIKAVYGTADGIVLYWAHHEKLLVVDNGKLAFMGGLDMCFGRWDTSSHPIADAHPGDLDAIIFPGQDYNNARVYDFADVQDWNQNKLDRTKSSRMGWSDVALSMNGPITSNLVDHFVDRWNFIFKEKYAKKNPGKYHKLELPPSNFSGHRGGHSGEDDDYLGGFTEHFSRGMNKLMSFGDDDDEPRHRRHRSRDGDMPRIQLTRSCSEWSSGHPVEHSIANAYTDAIRNARHFVYIENQFFITATDDKQRPVKNKIGAAIVDRIVRAFQEGQPFHVWVLMPAVPAFAGDLQAEEALGTRAIMEFQYNSISRGGYSIIEQLRKAGIRDPGRYIGFYNLRNYDRINTSRTMADVEARAGVSYEEARRERDQELGGYPDSDYRGGDENRGYSESRGYQSESRGYQSERSGGRYDRNDDRGGYSDSRYGGRPRDDDYRGGYQDNRQGGRDPYSHPNADPRFEGRPQRQEYQGGYSSPTYGGRPHDDDYGRRPDSQGYGRRPERDDYRHPGADPRFDGRPEPGRYQGGHEESRYDSRPQRQEYQGGGYSEHSRYEQKTTTYEQQSGHSRPSHDRYDRYQQEAHKVADRTLDTISACYMDQGPRVTDLRWDGNPEDEINAFVTEELYIHSKLLIVDDRLVICGSANLNDRSQLGSHDSEIAVVIEDPTPVESYMDGRPYTASRFASSLRRYIFRKHLGLIPDQRWDQPNQNWTPVDRDPNVYDWGSPADLLVRDPLHPKFQQLWTDTARVNTETFSRAFHPVPNDHVRTWKDYDEFFASHFIIPGKKGQKPEEEAKKGKVEYGHIVREEFPGGVNEVRQWLSRIRGTLVEMPLDFLVDVDDIAKEGLTLNDLTNELYT; encoded by the exons ATGGACTTCTTCAAAAAGGTTGGCGAGCACGTCGAGGGCCTCAGCCAGCAGGTTGAGAACGCCTTTGGCGGCAaggaagagcagcagcattcTGAATCTCACGGCGGAGGGAGCCACAGCTATCACGCCCAGCAGACCGCCAACAACCGCTACCAGTCCTTTGCCCCGGAGTCTAGCGGCAACGCCAAGTGGTATGTCGACGGTGCCTCTTACTTCTGGGCCGTCTCGCAGGCGATTGAGC AGGCCCGGGAGaacatcttcatcctcgactgGTGGCTGAGCCCTGAGCTGTACCTCCGTCGTCCTCCGGCCAAGAATGAGCAATACCGCCTGGACCgcatgctcaaggccgcTGCCGACCGGGGTGTCAAGGTTTATATCATCGTCTacaaggaggttgaggcagcCCTCACTCTGAATTCGGCG CATACGAGAACCTCTCTGGAGAAACTCAGCGACAATATCCGCGTTTTCCGGCACCCTGACCATCTCCCTACTGGCTATGATCTCACCAAGGAGCTGGGCAAGTCGTTCAAAGCTTTGACCAACATGGATCTGGCCAAGGCTTCTggtgatgccatcaaggctgtcTACGGTACTGCAGACGGCATTGTCCTGTACTGGGCACACCACGAGAAGTTGCTCGTTGTTGACAATGGAAAACTGGCTTTTATGGGTGGACTTGATATGT GTTTCGGACGATGGGACACCAGCA GTCACCCGATTGCCGACGCTCATCCTGGTGACTTGGACGCTATCATCTTCCCTGGACAGGACTACAACAATGCCCGAGTTTATGACTTTGCCGATGTTCAAGACTGGAACCAGAACAAGC TTGACCGTACCAAGAGCTCTAGAATGGGCTGGTCTGATGTGGCTCTGAGCATGAACGGACCCATTACTAGCAACCTTGTCGATCATTTCGTCGACCGATG gaacttcatcttcaaggagaagtatgccaagaagaacccaGGCAAGTATCACAAGCTTGAGCTACCACCGTCAAACTTCTCTGGTCACCGGGGTGGGCACTCTGGAGAGGACGATGACTACCTGGGCGGCTTTACGGAACATTTCAGCCGCGGCATGAACAAGCTCATGTCgtttggagatgatgatgatgagccgCGTCACCGTAGACATCGATCCCGCGATGGCGATATGCCTCGAATTCAGCTGACTCGAAG CTGCTCTGAGTGGTCTTCTGGCCATCCTGTCGAACACTCCATCGCCAATGCATACACCGATGCCATTCGCAACGCTAGACACTTTGTCTATATCGAGAACCAG TTCTTTATCACCGCTACCGATGATAAGCAGCGTCCTGTTAAGAACAAGATCGGTGCTGCCATCGTGGACCGAATCGTTCGTGCCTTTCAAGAAGGACAACCCTTCCACGTCTGGGTGCTCATGCCAGCCGTCCCTGCATTCGCCGGCGACctgcaggccgaggaggcaCTGGGAACTCGCGCCATTATGGAATTCCAGTACAACTCGATCAGCCGCGGTGGCTACAGTATCATCGAGCAACTCCGCAAGGCCGGTATCCGTGACCCTGGCAGGTACATTGGATTCTACAACCTCCGCAACTATGACCGCATCAACACGTCTCGAACCATGGCTGATGTGGAGGCCCGCGCCGGTGTGTCATACGAAGAGGCTAGAAGGGAAAGGGACCAGGAGCTCGGCGGCTACCCCGACTCAGACTATCGTGGTGGCGACGAGAACCGTGGATACTCCGAATCCAGGGGATATCAATCCGAGTCCAGAGGATATCAAAGCGAGAGGTCTGGTGGTAGATATGATCGAAATGACGATCGTGGTGGATATTCCGATTCCAGATACGGTGGTAGGCCCAGGGATGATGACTACCGTGGAGGATATCAAGACAACAGACAGGGCGGTAGGGATCCATACAGCCACCCGAATGCCGATCCTCGGTTTGAGGGCAGACCTCAGCGTCAGGAGTACCAAGGAGGGTACTCTAGTCCTACCTATGGCGGTAGGCCACATGATGACGATTATGGCCGCCGACCCGACTCTCAAGGCTACGGCCGAAGACCTGAGCGCGACGACTACCGTCACCCCGGCGCGGACCCAAGGTTCGACGGAAGACCGGAGCCCGGTCGGTACCAGGGAGGACACGAAGAGTCGAGGTACGACAGTCGACCACAGCGCCAAGAGTATCAGGGCGGCGGATACTCTGAGCATTCGAGATACGagcagaagacgacgacgtaCGAGCAGCAGTCCGGCCACTCTCGCCCCTCGCACGATCGATACGACAGATATCAGCAAGAGGCCCACAAGGTTGCGGATAGGACTCTCGACACCATCAGTGCTTGCTACATGGACCAAGGCCCAAGGGTTACTGACCTGCGCTGGGACGGCAACCCTGAGGATGAGATCAACGCTTTCGTGACTGAGGAACTCTACATCCACAGCAAGCTGCTCATCGTCGACGATCGTCTTGTCATCTGCGGCTCAGCCAACCTGAACGATCGTTCCCAGCTAGGATCTCACGACTCCGAGATCGCTGTTGTCATCGAGGATCCCACCCCCGTCGAGTCCTACATGGACGGCCGCCCCTACACGGCCTCCCGCTTTGCCTCGTCTCTCCGGCGCTACATCTTCCGCAAGCACCTCGGCCTCATCCCCGACCAGCGCTGGGATCAGCCCAACCAGAACTGGACTCCCGTCGACCGTGACCCCAACGTCTACGACTGGGGCTCCCCGGCCGACCTCCTGGTCCGCGACCCGCTGCACCCCAAGTTCCAGCAGCTCTGGACCGACACGGCGCGAGTCAACACCGAGACCTTTAGCCGGGCCTTCCACCCCGTGCCCAACGACCACGTCCGCACCTGGAAGGACTATGACGAGTTCTTTGCCAGCCACTTCATCATCCCCGGCAAGAAGGGccagaagcccgaggaggaggccaagaagggcaaggtcgagTACGGCCACATCGTGCGCGAGGAGTTCCCCGGCGGCGTCAACGAGGTCAGGCAGTGGCTGTCGCGCATCCGCGGCACCCTGGTGGAGATGCCTCTCGACTTCcttgtcgacgtcgacgatATTGCCAAGGAGGGTCTGACGCTCAACGATCTCACTAATGAGCTCTACACCTAG